Proteins from a single region of Aquirhabdus parva:
- a CDS encoding FKBP-type peptidyl-prolyl cis-trans isomerase, protein MSHELQIIDLLVGEGKACVKGALITTQYTGQLEDGTVFDSSYDRGQPFQCVIGTKRVIQGWDQGLMGMKVGGKRKLFVPAHLGYGERQINKIPLNSNLIFEIELLEVLTRDD, encoded by the coding sequence ATGAGTCATGAACTTCAAATCATTGATTTGCTCGTAGGAGAGGGAAAGGCTTGTGTCAAAGGAGCGCTGATTACGACTCAATATACGGGTCAATTAGAAGATGGCACGGTGTTTGATTCGTCCTATGATCGTGGTCAGCCTTTCCAATGTGTGATTGGTACTAAGCGCGTGATTCAGGGCTGGGATCAGGGATTGATGGGTATGAAAGTCGGTGGTAAGCGTAAACTGTTTGTGCCTGCCCATTTGGGTTATGGTGAGCGCCAAATTAATAAAATACCACTCAACTCCAATCTGATCTTTGAAATTGAACTGCTTGAAGTATTGACGAGAGATGATTGA
- a CDS encoding DUF1993 domain-containing protein, whose protein sequence is MTTLYTASVPVFKQLLTALKNVLTIAETYATDKKIDPKVLLQSRLYPDMFPLVRQVQIAADFAKSVPSRLASIEVPAYEDIEQTFAELQTRIDNTLRILDGITANQIDGKESLEIVLRPGTPKEKKLNGETYLLNYGLPQFFFHVTTTYAILRNNGVEIGKRDFMGAY, encoded by the coding sequence ATGACAACGCTTTATACTGCTTCTGTACCTGTTTTTAAACAACTACTGACCGCTTTAAAAAATGTCCTCACCATCGCAGAAACATATGCGACAGACAAAAAGATTGATCCTAAAGTACTCCTGCAATCGCGCTTGTATCCAGATATGTTCCCTCTGGTGCGTCAGGTTCAAATCGCTGCTGACTTTGCAAAGAGTGTTCCTTCACGCTTAGCCAGTATCGAAGTACCCGCATATGAAGATATTGAGCAGACTTTTGCTGAACTGCAAACACGCATTGATAATACCCTGAGAATTCTTGACGGCATTACAGCAAATCAAATTGATGGTAAAGAGTCTTTGGAAATTGTCCTGCGTCCAGGTACACCCAAAGAAAAGAAACTGAATGGTGAAACGTATCTTCTAAACTATGGTTTACCGCAGTTTTTTTTCCATGTGACAACCACCTATGCAATATTGCGAAACAACGGCGTTGAGATCGGCAAACGTGATTTTATGGGTGCATATTAA